A stretch of Chitinophagaceae bacterium DNA encodes these proteins:
- a CDS encoding SDR family oxidoreductase, translating into MTQSNTPPAGGDGGKARGKVLITGAAGFLGSHLCDRFIKEGYQVIGMDNLITGDLKNIEHLFKLKEFEFYHHDVSKFIHVTGNLDYILHFASPASPIDYLKIPIQTLKVGSLGTHNCLGLALAKKARILVASTSEVYGDPLVHPQNEEYWGNVNPVGPRGVYDEAKRFQEAMTMAYHTFHNVETRIVRIFNTYGPRMRLNDGRALPAFIGQALRGEDLTVFGDGSQTRSFCYVDDLIEGIYRLLMSDYALPVNIGNPDEISLKDFAEEIIRLTGTKQKIVYRELPKDDPKQRQPDITKARKLLGWEPKVSRAEGLKITYEYFKSLPKEELNKLPKEFAPKSPKGDFSA; encoded by the coding sequence ATGACGCAATCAAACACCCCGCCAGCTGGCGGGGATGGTGGCAAGGCCAGGGGCAAAGTGCTCATAACCGGCGCTGCCGGATTTTTGGGTTCACATCTTTGCGACCGTTTCATCAAAGAAGGATACCAGGTGATCGGTATGGATAACCTGATCACCGGCGACCTGAAGAACATTGAGCATCTTTTTAAACTGAAAGAATTTGAATTCTATCACCACGATGTTTCCAAGTTCATTCATGTGACCGGTAACCTGGATTATATCCTTCATTTTGCATCGCCTGCCAGTCCGATCGATTATTTAAAGATCCCCATCCAGACCTTAAAAGTGGGCTCGCTGGGTACACACAATTGCCTGGGCCTGGCGCTGGCAAAAAAAGCAAGGATACTGGTAGCGTCCACCAGTGAAGTATACGGTGACCCGCTGGTACACCCTCAAAATGAAGAGTACTGGGGCAATGTGAACCCGGTTGGCCCGCGGGGAGTATATGATGAAGCAAAGCGTTTCCAGGAAGCCATGACAATGGCCTATCATACTTTTCATAATGTAGAGACCAGGATCGTACGCATATTCAATACATACGGCCCGCGCATGCGGCTGAACGACGGAAGGGCCCTGCCTGCTTTCATTGGCCAGGCACTCCGGGGCGAAGACCTTACTGTTTTTGGGGATGGAAGCCAGACCCGCAGTTTTTGTTACGTGGATGATCTTATTGAAGGCATCTACCGGTTGCTGATGAGTGATTATGCATTACCCGTGAACATCGGTAACCCCGACGAAATATCCTTGAAAGATTTTGCCGAAGAAATAATCAGGCTTACCGGGACAAAGCAAAAGATCGTTTACAGGGAATTACCAAAAGATGATCCGAAGCAACGGCAGCCAGATATTACCAAAGCAAGGAAATTGCTGGGATGGGAGCCAAAAGTTTCCAGGGCAGAGGGACTGAAGATCACGTATGAATATTTCAAAAGCCTGCCCAAAGAAGAATTGAATAAATTGCCAAAAGAATTCGCTCCTAAATCCCCTAAAGGGGACTTCAGTGCCTGA
- a CDS encoding UDP-glucose/GDP-mannose dehydrogenase family protein: MKIAVVGTGYVGLVTGTCFAETGNSVTCVDIDKAKIEKLSGGELTIYEPGLEKLFIRNQKEGRLHFTTSLKEGIAGAQIIFLALPTPPGEDGSADLKYILGVAGDLGELITEYVVIVDKSTVPVGTAEKVQAAIAKNARVEFDVVSNPEFLREGVAVDDFMKPDRVIIGTGSERAKKIMNDLYVPFVRQGNPIIYMDEKSAELTKYAANSFLAMKITFMNEIAHLCERLGADVDMVRKGIGSDERIGRRFLFPGIGYGGSCFPKDVQALAKSSKDAAYNFKILDAVMEVNEKQKMHLIPKIKSYFNNDLKGKKIAVWGLSFKPNTDDIREAPALNMIEALLAEGVTVSAYDPEAMPNVKALLGNRIRFAERQYDALVDADALIIATEWSEFRTPDFANMIALLKNKVIFDGRNLFDLVKMEELGFHYESVGRKAVVPKP, from the coding sequence ATGAAAATTGCAGTTGTTGGCACCGGTTATGTCGGATTGGTCACGGGAACCTGTTTTGCCGAAACAGGCAACAGCGTTACCTGTGTTGACATAGATAAAGCAAAGATCGAAAAATTATCAGGGGGAGAACTGACCATTTACGAACCCGGGCTTGAAAAACTTTTTATCCGCAACCAAAAAGAAGGCCGGCTGCATTTCACTACTTCCCTGAAAGAAGGGATTGCAGGAGCACAGATCATTTTCCTGGCCCTGCCCACGCCTCCCGGCGAAGACGGCAGTGCCGACCTTAAATACATCCTGGGTGTAGCCGGTGACCTGGGAGAATTAATAACGGAATATGTGGTGATCGTTGATAAAAGCACCGTACCCGTTGGCACAGCAGAAAAAGTACAGGCCGCCATTGCAAAAAATGCCCGGGTTGAATTTGATGTGGTTTCCAACCCGGAGTTTTTACGGGAAGGAGTTGCGGTGGATGATTTCATGAAACCCGACCGGGTGATCATTGGCACCGGTTCCGAACGGGCAAAAAAGATAATGAACGACCTGTATGTTCCATTCGTACGCCAGGGCAATCCTATTATTTACATGGATGAAAAAAGTGCGGAGCTTACCAAATATGCAGCCAATTCTTTTTTAGCCATGAAGATCACGTTCATGAACGAGATAGCGCATTTATGTGAGCGCCTGGGAGCCGATGTGGATATGGTTCGCAAAGGCATCGGCAGCGATGAACGCATCGGCAGGCGTTTTTTATTCCCGGGAATCGGTTACGGCGGCAGTTGTTTTCCCAAAGATGTGCAGGCGCTGGCCAAATCCTCAAAAGATGCAGCCTACAACTTTAAGATACTGGATGCGGTGATGGAAGTGAATGAAAAGCAGAAGATGCACCTGATCCCCAAGATAAAAAGCTATTTCAACAATGATCTGAAGGGTAAAAAGATCGCTGTCTGGGGTTTATCATTCAAGCCAAACACCGATGACATACGGGAAGCGCCTGCATTGAATATGATCGAAGCATTACTGGCGGAAGGAGTAACGGTCTCTGCCTATGATCCGGAAGCAATGCCCAATGTAAAGGCATTACTGGGAAACCGGATCCGTTTTGCAGAAAGGCAATATGATGCACTGGTGGATGCCGATGCACTCATCATCGCAACAGAATGGAGTGAATTCCGGACGCCCGATTTTGCCAATATGATCGCCTTACTGAAAAATAAAGTAATTTTCGACGGAAGGAACCTCTTCGACCTGGTAAAAATGGAAGAACTGGGATTTCATTACGAAAGTGTGGGAAGAAAGGCAGTTGTCCCTAAGCCCTGA
- a CDS encoding four helix bundle protein, which yields MDSLRSFEELNCWKEAVILRRELKPLIDGLPKNEEYRLKDQLVRCLRSVTNNIAEGYGRFNHQENIQFCRISRGSLHEITDHLIIAAEENYITPEELSIRKEQINKCLAILNGYINYLKKAKEAGTNK from the coding sequence ATGGACAGCCTGAGGTCATTCGAAGAGTTGAATTGCTGGAAAGAAGCGGTAATATTAAGAAGGGAATTAAAACCACTGATCGATGGTTTGCCGAAGAATGAGGAATACAGGTTGAAGGACCAACTGGTTCGGTGCCTGAGGTCAGTAACAAATAATATTGCAGAAGGATACGGCCGGTTTAATCACCAGGAAAATATCCAGTTTTGCAGGATAAGCAGAGGATCTTTGCACGAAATAACAGATCATTTGATAATTGCTGCTGAAGAAAATTATATAACGCCGGAAGAATTGAGCATACGAAAAGAACAGATCAATAAATGTCTGGCAATTTTAAACGGATATATTAACTATCTGAAAAAGGCAAAAGAAGCCGGCACAAACAAATAA
- a CDS encoding DegT/DnrJ/EryC1/StrS family aminotransferase translates to MRPLQMVDTKTQYHKIKKEVDDAVTEVMESSMFIGGKVVNEFAANLAAYHGSKHCIPCANGTDALQIAMMALGLKPGDEVITPSFTYIATVEVAALLNIKPVFIEVDQRTFCIDPAAIEKAITPKTKAIIPVHLYGQAADMEKIMAIAKKHNLFVIEDNAQAIGCDYTFSNGTIKKTGTIGHIGCTSFYPSKNLGAFGDGGAMFTDDDDLAGKLRMIASHGQSKRYYHDVVGCNSRLDAIQAAILNIKLKHLDEYIAARRKAADFYDKAFAENKNISIPFREGNNKHVFHQYTLVLNGVDRDGLNQYLSEQGVPSMIYYPVPAHRQKMFDAFGGSSYELPVTDWLTERVISLPIHTELDEEQQRFIVSKVLEFVNR, encoded by the coding sequence ATGAGGCCCCTGCAAATGGTTGATACCAAGACCCAGTACCACAAAATAAAGAAGGAAGTGGATGATGCCGTGACAGAAGTGATGGAAAGTTCTATGTTCATTGGTGGTAAAGTGGTGAATGAATTTGCCGCAAACCTGGCAGCATACCACGGCAGCAAACACTGCATCCCCTGTGCCAACGGAACCGATGCACTCCAGATCGCCATGATGGCGCTGGGCTTAAAGCCCGGGGATGAAGTGATCACCCCGTCCTTTACGTATATAGCCACGGTGGAGGTTGCTGCCCTGCTGAATATTAAGCCGGTCTTTATTGAAGTGGATCAAAGGACCTTTTGCATAGATCCAGCTGCTATTGAAAAAGCCATCACCCCAAAGACAAAGGCAATTATTCCGGTACACCTGTACGGCCAGGCTGCCGATATGGAAAAAATAATGGCCATTGCAAAAAAACACAACCTGTTTGTGATTGAAGATAATGCACAGGCCATTGGCTGCGATTATACATTCAGCAACGGAACGATCAAAAAGACAGGAACCATTGGTCATATCGGCTGTACCTCATTTTACCCTTCCAAAAACCTGGGGGCATTTGGCGATGGCGGGGCCATGTTCACGGATGACGATGACCTGGCCGGTAAACTCAGGATGATCGCCTCCCATGGGCAAAGCAAACGTTATTACCACGATGTGGTGGGCTGCAATTCGAGGCTGGATGCCATACAGGCCGCCATACTCAATATCAAGCTGAAACACCTGGACGAATACATAGCTGCCCGGAGAAAAGCGGCTGATTTTTACGATAAGGCATTTGCAGAAAATAAAAACATATCTATTCCGTTTAGGGAGGGCAACAATAAACACGTATTCCACCAGTATACGCTGGTATTGAATGGGGTTGACCGGGACGGGCTGAACCAGTACTTATCAGAACAAGGCGTGCCTTCCATGATCTATTACCCGGTACCGGCACACCGGCAAAAGATGTTTGATGCATTTGGCGGAAGCAGTTATGAGCTCCCGGTAACAGACTGGTTGACGGAAAGAGTGATCTCCCTGCCCATCCATACCGAACTGGATGAAGAACAGCAACGTTTTATTGTAAGTAAAGTGCTTGAATTTGTAAATCGTTAA